One stretch of bacterium HR11 DNA includes these proteins:
- the cas2 gene encoding CRISPR-associated endoribonuclease Cas2 produces the protein MDATWFVVVSYDISDDARRNQAAQLLLDYGVRVQRSVYECRLDADAFARMKARLETIIDWETDSVRYYFLCRRCEDRTETSGQGRPPMGEPASVVI, from the coding sequence ATGGACGCCACATGGTTCGTCGTCGTCAGCTACGACATCTCCGACGACGCCCGCCGGAATCAGGCCGCCCAGCTCCTGCTGGACTACGGCGTCCGGGTCCAGCGGAGCGTCTATGAGTGCCGCCTCGACGCCGATGCCTTCGCCCGCATGAAGGCCCGCCTGGAGACGATCATCGACTGGGAGACCGACAGCGTCCGGTATTATTTCCTGTGCCGCCGTTGCGAAGACCGCACCGAAACCTCCGGCCAAGGCCGACCCCCGATGGGTGAACCGGCTTCTGTCGTCATCTGA